A genomic window from Promicromonospora sukumoe includes:
- a CDS encoding aldehyde dehydrogenase family protein: MSENSHLLPAVSSFLSSPKQLLIDGEWVDAKDGQTFATVNPATEEVLVQVAQASAVDADRAVSAARNAFEDGSPWSRMTPRDRSHLLWRIGDMIDERTEEFAQLESLDNGKSLASARGDVGVAAELFRYFAGWATKMEGTTIPMSVPGRDFHAYTRREAIGVVAGIVPWNFPLTMAAFKIIPSITAGNTVVLKPAEQTPLTALRLGELLLEAGLPAGVVNVLPGFGDAGAALVDHAGVDKVAFTGSTEVGKKIAAGASKNLKKVSLELGGKAPNIIFADADLDAAIAGAALAGYFNEGQCCVNGSRLYVQRAVFDQVIEGVAAAAKAIKVGDAFDPATTMGPLVSQEQHEKVMGYVRGAVADGATIAAGSPDPAADRGYFFSPTLITDVTERMAVQTDEIFGPVITAIPFDTEEEVVAAANNTVYGLAAGVWSRDLSTAHRVGGKLRAGTVWLNTWHADDVTLPRGGFKQSGWGRELGSFGLDDYTELKTVIAELR, encoded by the coding sequence ATGTCCGAGAACTCCCACCTCCTGCCCGCCGTCTCCTCGTTCCTCTCCTCCCCGAAGCAGCTCCTGATCGACGGCGAGTGGGTGGACGCCAAGGACGGTCAGACCTTCGCGACGGTGAATCCCGCGACCGAAGAGGTCCTCGTCCAGGTGGCCCAGGCCTCCGCGGTCGACGCCGACCGTGCGGTCTCCGCCGCCCGGAACGCCTTCGAGGACGGCTCCCCGTGGTCGCGGATGACGCCGCGGGACCGCTCGCACCTGTTGTGGCGCATCGGCGACATGATCGACGAGCGCACCGAGGAGTTCGCGCAGCTCGAGTCGCTCGACAACGGAAAGAGCCTCGCGTCCGCCCGGGGCGACGTCGGCGTGGCCGCCGAGCTGTTCCGCTACTTCGCGGGCTGGGCCACGAAGATGGAGGGTACGACCATCCCGATGTCGGTGCCCGGCCGAGACTTCCACGCCTACACGCGCCGCGAGGCGATCGGTGTGGTCGCCGGCATCGTGCCGTGGAACTTCCCGCTGACGATGGCCGCGTTCAAGATCATCCCGTCGATCACCGCGGGCAACACCGTGGTGCTCAAGCCCGCCGAGCAGACCCCGCTCACCGCGCTCCGGCTCGGCGAGCTGCTGCTGGAGGCCGGCCTCCCGGCCGGCGTCGTCAACGTCCTGCCCGGGTTCGGGGACGCGGGCGCCGCGCTCGTGGACCACGCCGGCGTGGACAAGGTGGCCTTCACCGGCAGCACCGAGGTCGGCAAGAAGATCGCCGCGGGCGCCTCGAAGAACCTCAAGAAGGTGTCGCTGGAGCTGGGCGGCAAGGCGCCCAACATCATCTTCGCCGACGCCGACCTCGACGCCGCCATCGCGGGCGCCGCCCTGGCGGGGTACTTCAACGAGGGCCAGTGCTGCGTCAACGGCTCGCGCCTCTACGTCCAGCGCGCCGTGTTCGACCAGGTGATCGAGGGTGTGGCCGCCGCGGCCAAGGCCATCAAGGTCGGCGACGCGTTCGACCCGGCCACCACGATGGGGCCGCTGGTCTCCCAGGAGCAGCACGAGAAGGTCATGGGCTACGTCCGGGGCGCGGTGGCCGACGGCGCCACCATCGCCGCAGGCAGCCCCGACCCGGCCGCCGACCGCGGCTACTTCTTCTCCCCGACCCTCATCACCGACGTGACCGAGCGGATGGCCGTCCAGACCGACGAGATCTTCGGCCCGGTCATCACGGCCATCCCCTTCGACACGGAGGAGGAGGTCGTCGCGGCCGCCAACAACACCGTCTACGGCCTGGCCGCGGGCGTGTGGTCGCGCGACCTGAGCACGGCCCACCGGGTCGGCGGCAAGCTCCGGGCCGGCACGGTCTGGCTCAACACCTGGCACGCCGACGACGTGACCCTCCCGCGGGGCGGCTTCAAGCAGTCCGGCTGGGGCCGCGAGCTGGGCTCCTTCGGCCTGGACGACTACACGGAGCTCAAGACGGTCATCGCCGAGCTCCGCTGA
- a CDS encoding ABC transporter permease, with protein sequence MSTPVLAQPAPDAPVVHRPTVGQRLTSFMPVIALVVLLAALTIADPGFLTLSSLTAAVRTAAPLIVLAAGATVVVLCGGIDLSIAALCSLATVFFALWLPDLGGATTLAIIAATGAIGALQGVVHVLLRIPSFIVTLGGMSIFAAIALVISDAGPIPLADRDSTKWLTLYVAGVLPMAFVVALVLVAVVSLVLKLTPLESWVRATGYSESAARLGGAPVDLVKIGAFTLSGACAGLAAVMLVSRNFSGSPTMADNLLLPAVAAIVVGGTAITGGHGSLWRSLAGALVVTLLRVGLPIVGVPSAYEQILYGAIIVAAVALTLDRSKVLIIK encoded by the coding sequence ATGTCCACCCCCGTCCTCGCCCAGCCGGCCCCCGACGCGCCGGTCGTCCACCGGCCCACCGTGGGCCAGCGGCTCACGTCGTTCATGCCGGTCATCGCGCTCGTCGTGCTGCTGGCGGCGCTGACCATCGCCGACCCCGGCTTCCTCACCCTGAGCAGCCTCACGGCCGCGGTCCGGACCGCGGCCCCGCTCATCGTGCTCGCGGCCGGCGCCACCGTGGTGGTCCTGTGCGGCGGCATCGACCTGTCGATCGCCGCGCTCTGCTCGCTCGCCACCGTGTTCTTCGCGCTGTGGCTGCCCGACCTCGGCGGGGCCACCACCCTCGCGATCATCGCGGCGACCGGCGCGATCGGGGCGCTGCAGGGCGTGGTCCACGTGCTGCTGCGCATCCCGTCGTTCATCGTCACCCTCGGCGGCATGAGCATCTTCGCCGCGATCGCCCTGGTGATCTCGGACGCCGGCCCCATCCCGCTGGCCGACCGGGACTCCACCAAGTGGCTCACGCTCTACGTCGCCGGCGTGCTGCCGATGGCGTTCGTCGTCGCGCTGGTGCTCGTCGCCGTCGTCTCCCTGGTTCTCAAGCTCACCCCGCTGGAGAGCTGGGTGCGGGCCACCGGCTACTCGGAGTCCGCCGCCCGGCTGGGCGGCGCGCCCGTCGACCTGGTCAAGATCGGCGCGTTCACCCTCTCGGGCGCCTGCGCGGGCCTGGCCGCCGTCATGCTGGTCTCGCGGAACTTCAGCGGCAGCCCGACCATGGCCGACAACCTGCTGCTGCCCGCGGTGGCGGCCATCGTGGTGGGCGGCACCGCCATCACCGGCGGCCACGGCTCGCTGTGGCGCAGCCTCGCCGGGGCGCTCGTGGTGACGCTGCTGCGGGTCGGCCTGCCGATCGTCGGCGTCCCGTCGGCCTACGAGCAGATCCTGTACGGCGCGATCATCGTCGCCGCCGTCGCGCTCACCCTCGACCGATCGAAGGTGCTGATCATCAAGTAG
- a CDS encoding sugar ABC transporter ATP-binding protein, producing the protein MTTDLQIDPGPRAPGSPAALEVRGLVKHYPGVKALDGVDLVVRQHEVLGLAGENGAGKSTLLKALVGLVRPDAGEIWVRGEKVKLRSIMDAADHGIGMVFQEQSLVPNLTAAENIVLGSEGPGVRRGVYRWRTMRKLAQEQLDKIGSHIDPLARTDTLSFADRQMVEIAKVLRIEERTSHPPVIILDEPTSVLESKEIDTLFTQVRRLREFASVVFVSHRLDEVLDVCDRVAVLRGGQSVGEVPAEGAAPAELHRMMIGSTGADDHYHDGAAERSDEPRRPRLEVRGLSGKTFRDVDLDVHAGEIVGIVGVHGSGREDVCRALFGAEPTTAGEVVLDGKKLELSGTRAACAAGVGYVPAERKTEGMVGPMSVADNMTLTKQQARCSGPVVRPRKQASLVDGWIERLSIRTPHRGTAIQRLSGGNQQKVVLARWLVAGDVRLLLLDHPTRGLDIGARSEVYRLMRELANSGVATVLLADSLEEAIGMSDRIIVMSDGRATKEVAAPAGGKPTPLDLVKEMV; encoded by the coding sequence GTGACAACCGACCTGCAGATCGACCCCGGGCCGCGCGCGCCGGGGTCCCCGGCCGCCCTCGAGGTACGCGGCCTGGTCAAGCACTACCCGGGCGTCAAGGCGCTCGACGGCGTCGACCTGGTCGTGCGCCAGCACGAGGTGCTCGGCCTGGCCGGCGAGAACGGCGCCGGCAAGTCCACGCTGCTCAAGGCGCTGGTCGGCCTGGTGCGGCCCGACGCCGGCGAGATCTGGGTGCGCGGTGAGAAGGTCAAGCTGCGGAGCATCATGGACGCCGCCGACCACGGCATCGGCATGGTGTTCCAGGAGCAGTCGCTCGTGCCCAACCTGACCGCCGCCGAGAACATCGTGCTCGGCAGCGAGGGCCCGGGCGTGCGCCGCGGCGTCTACCGCTGGCGCACCATGCGCAAGCTCGCGCAGGAGCAGCTCGACAAGATCGGGTCGCACATCGACCCGCTCGCCCGCACCGACACCCTGAGCTTCGCCGACCGGCAGATGGTCGAGATCGCCAAGGTGCTCCGCATCGAGGAGCGCACGTCCCACCCGCCGGTGATCATCCTCGACGAGCCCACCTCGGTGCTGGAGTCCAAGGAGATCGACACCCTGTTCACCCAGGTGCGCCGGCTGCGCGAGTTCGCGTCCGTCGTCTTCGTCTCGCACCGGCTCGACGAGGTGCTCGACGTCTGCGACCGGGTCGCCGTGCTCCGCGGCGGGCAGTCGGTGGGCGAGGTGCCCGCCGAGGGCGCCGCGCCGGCCGAGCTGCACCGCATGATGATCGGCTCGACCGGGGCCGACGACCACTACCACGACGGCGCCGCCGAGCGGTCCGACGAGCCCCGCCGGCCCCGCCTCGAGGTGCGCGGCCTGTCCGGCAAGACCTTCCGCGACGTGGACCTCGACGTGCACGCCGGGGAGATCGTCGGCATCGTCGGCGTGCACGGCTCCGGCCGCGAGGACGTGTGCCGGGCGCTGTTCGGCGCCGAGCCCACGACGGCGGGCGAGGTGGTGCTCGACGGCAAGAAGCTCGAGCTGTCCGGCACCCGCGCGGCCTGCGCCGCCGGCGTCGGCTACGTGCCGGCCGAGCGCAAGACCGAGGGCATGGTCGGGCCGATGTCGGTGGCCGACAACATGACGCTGACCAAGCAGCAGGCCCGCTGCAGCGGCCCCGTCGTGCGCCCGCGCAAGCAGGCGTCGCTGGTGGACGGGTGGATCGAGCGGCTCTCGATCCGCACCCCGCACCGGGGCACCGCGATCCAGCGGCTGTCGGGCGGCAACCAGCAGAAGGTGGTCCTGGCGCGCTGGCTCGTGGCCGGCGACGTCCGCCTGCTGCTGCTCGACCACCCGACCCGTGGCCTCGACATCGGGGCGCGCTCGGAGGTCTACCGCCTCATGCGCGAGCTCGCCAACAGCGGCGTCGCCACCGTGCTGCTGGCCGACAGCCTGGAGGAGGCGATCGGCATGTCCGACCGCATCATCGTGATGAGCGACGGCCGCGCGACCAAGGAGGTCGCAGCCCCCGCGGGGGGCAAGCCCACCCCGCTCGACCTCGTCAAGGAGATGGTCTGA
- a CDS encoding ABC transporter permease codes for MDAGPPIALVVLFGVFAAMSPGFRTFSNVQNVLDAAAVLAVVTCGISFVLMMGSIDLSAPGIMGASAITVALLVANNRNDNDLGLVGVLVAVLVAAALGCLSGLALVVLKVPSFMATLGVSAVGLGVATLMFAGVQPNISDAMLEGWAVERFLGLARLTWIALACVIAAWLVQRYTRLGRYAFAIGGAEEVLALSGVRVAPYKVAVFTMAGAFYGLAGVMVTSQLSAGLVQAGRGYDFSAITAAVVGGTLLIGGRGGILQSTVGVLLVTVLTNGLVQVGVSPYWQGGVQGLIVVAAVAAAVIPQRRRNQVTK; via the coding sequence ATGGACGCGGGTCCACCGATCGCGCTCGTCGTGCTCTTCGGTGTCTTCGCGGCCATGAGCCCCGGCTTCCGGACGTTCTCGAACGTGCAGAACGTGCTGGACGCCGCGGCCGTCCTCGCGGTCGTGACCTGCGGCATCAGCTTCGTGCTGATGATGGGGTCCATCGACCTGTCCGCGCCCGGCATCATGGGCGCCTCCGCGATCACGGTCGCCCTGCTGGTCGCCAACAACCGCAACGACAACGACCTCGGCCTGGTCGGCGTCCTCGTCGCCGTGCTCGTCGCGGCAGCGCTCGGCTGTCTCAGCGGGCTGGCCCTCGTGGTGCTCAAGGTGCCCTCGTTCATGGCCACCCTCGGCGTCTCCGCCGTCGGCCTGGGCGTGGCCACCCTCATGTTCGCGGGCGTTCAGCCCAACATCTCCGACGCGATGCTGGAGGGCTGGGCCGTCGAGCGGTTCCTCGGGCTGGCCCGTCTCACCTGGATCGCCCTGGCCTGCGTGATCGCGGCCTGGCTGGTCCAGCGCTACACCCGCCTGGGCCGGTACGCGTTCGCGATCGGCGGCGCCGAGGAGGTGCTCGCCCTGTCCGGGGTGCGGGTCGCGCCCTACAAGGTGGCGGTCTTCACGATGGCCGGCGCGTTCTACGGGCTGGCCGGCGTGATGGTCACCAGCCAGCTCAGCGCCGGCCTGGTCCAGGCCGGCCGGGGCTACGACTTCTCGGCCATCACGGCCGCCGTCGTCGGCGGCACCCTGCTCATCGGCGGCCGGGGCGGCATCCTGCAGTCCACGGTCGGCGTCCTGCTGGTGACCGTGCTGACCAACGGCCTGGTCCAGGTCGGCGTCAGCCCGTACTGGCAGGGCGGGGTCCAGGGCCTCATCGTCGTCGCGGCCGTCGCGGCCGCCGTCATCCCACAGCGTCGTAGGAACCAGGTGACCAAGTGA
- a CDS encoding sugar ABC transporter substrate-binding protein — translation MKFTSRHTAAVVGVTLVAAALTGCTETAAGGGGETAAAEGCDPADVTLVGQVRNESNPYEASWLDGGDAFAEQVGLTQERLTYDGDSTRQQEQISQLLAGDTDCLVMNILPNGDSDTPPIVEGAEAAGAYLVTQWNKPADLNVTDYDYWLSHLTYNGVESGKQIGDALSEAIGGSGGIVALQGILDTGAAKDRFAGLEESLAANPDVELLDDQTANFSRAEALEVTKTLLTKHGDDVKGIWAANDDMALGALEALQQAGRDDVAVVGIDAVPDALTAIEDGTMTATVSSDGPWQGGIGLAIGYCVATGELAAEDIADEDRAWYAEQFLIEQDNVADFVSPETDEADFACDNLFSRSQGAMS, via the coding sequence ATGAAGTTCACCTCTCGACACACGGCCGCCGTCGTCGGCGTCACCCTGGTGGCTGCCGCCCTCACGGGCTGTACCGAAACCGCTGCCGGAGGCGGCGGCGAGACCGCCGCGGCCGAAGGCTGCGACCCCGCGGACGTGACCCTGGTGGGCCAGGTCCGCAACGAGTCCAACCCCTACGAGGCCTCGTGGCTCGACGGCGGCGACGCCTTCGCCGAGCAGGTCGGCCTCACGCAGGAGCGGCTCACGTACGACGGCGACTCGACCCGCCAGCAGGAGCAGATCAGCCAGCTCCTCGCCGGCGACACCGACTGCCTGGTCATGAACATCCTGCCCAACGGCGATTCGGACACCCCGCCGATCGTCGAGGGCGCCGAGGCGGCGGGCGCGTACCTCGTCACCCAGTGGAACAAGCCGGCCGACCTCAACGTCACCGACTACGACTACTGGCTGTCCCACCTCACCTACAACGGCGTGGAGTCGGGCAAGCAGATCGGCGACGCGCTCTCGGAGGCCATCGGCGGCTCCGGCGGGATCGTGGCCCTCCAGGGCATCCTGGACACCGGCGCGGCCAAGGACCGGTTCGCCGGGCTCGAGGAGTCGCTGGCCGCCAACCCGGACGTCGAGCTGCTCGACGACCAGACCGCCAACTTCTCCCGCGCCGAGGCGCTGGAGGTGACCAAGACGCTGCTCACCAAGCACGGTGACGACGTCAAGGGCATCTGGGCCGCGAACGACGACATGGCGCTCGGCGCGCTGGAGGCGCTCCAGCAGGCCGGCCGCGACGACGTGGCCGTGGTCGGCATCGACGCCGTGCCCGACGCGCTCACCGCGATCGAGGACGGCACCATGACGGCGACCGTCTCCAGCGACGGCCCGTGGCAGGGCGGCATCGGCCTGGCCATCGGCTACTGCGTGGCCACCGGCGAGCTCGCCGCCGAGGACATCGCCGACGAGGACCGCGCCTGGTACGCGGAGCAGTTCCTCATCGAGCAGGACAACGTCGCCGACTTCGTCTCCCCGGAGACCGACGAGGCCGACTTCGCCTGCGACAACCTCTTCAGCCGCTCGCAGGGCGCGATGTCGTGA
- the kduD gene encoding 2-dehydro-3-deoxy-D-gluconate 5-dehydrogenase KduD, translating to MTSPFDLHGRCAVVTGAGRGLGQAVAVGLASAGADVVLLGRPGRQDATRDLVAETGVKAEVVDLDVSDLDAVEQVTAELNATRQIDVVVNNAGIIDREDSVDVSRDSWQRVLDVNLNGLFFLTQQLGRPMVERGHGKIVSIASLLSFQGGLRVVSYAASKHGVAGMTKALANEWGPHGVQVNAIAPGYMATDNTTALRDDADRSRSILERIPAGRWGTAEDIAGSAVFLSSPAADYVNGHVLVVDGGWMAR from the coding sequence GTGACGTCCCCCTTCGACCTGCACGGCAGGTGCGCGGTGGTGACCGGCGCCGGGCGCGGCCTGGGCCAGGCGGTCGCCGTCGGCCTCGCGAGCGCGGGCGCGGACGTCGTCCTGCTCGGCCGGCCCGGCCGCCAGGACGCGACCCGCGACCTGGTCGCCGAGACGGGCGTCAAGGCCGAGGTCGTCGACCTCGACGTGAGCGACCTCGACGCCGTCGAGCAGGTCACCGCCGAGCTGAACGCCACCCGGCAGATCGACGTCGTGGTCAACAACGCGGGGATCATCGACCGCGAGGACTCCGTCGACGTGAGCCGCGACTCCTGGCAGCGCGTGCTCGACGTCAACCTCAACGGGCTGTTCTTCCTGACCCAGCAGCTCGGCCGCCCGATGGTCGAGCGCGGCCACGGCAAGATCGTCAGCATCGCCAGCCTGCTGTCCTTCCAGGGCGGCCTGCGGGTGGTGTCGTACGCCGCGAGCAAGCACGGCGTGGCCGGGATGACCAAGGCGCTGGCCAACGAGTGGGGGCCGCACGGCGTCCAGGTCAACGCCATCGCGCCGGGCTACATGGCCACGGACAACACCACGGCGCTCCGCGACGACGCGGACCGCTCCCGCTCCATCCTCGAACGCATCCCGGCCGGCCGCTGGGGCACCGCCGAGGACATCGCCGGCTCGGCCGTGTTCCTCAGCTCCCCGGCCGCCGACTACGTCAACGGCCACGTGCTGGTCGTCGACGGCGGCTGGATGGCCCGCTGA
- the kduI gene encoding 5-dehydro-4-deoxy-D-glucuronate isomerase codes for MIQVRYSTSPSSAETATTADLRENFLVPDLFVSGEVNGTYTHDDRLLIGGAVPGAGELGLPAWSDVLGTQSHLEGRELGIINVGAPGHVVVDDEKFELEHLDGLFVGRGSEVTFGGADAAYYFVSAPAHATYPTAALRHSEVEPVALGSAEAANERNLFRYVWGQDVKTSQLQFGVTVIASGSVWNTFPPHLHDRRTEIYCYVDLDEQDRVFHFMGEPGATRHLVLRNREAVISPPWSIHSGAGTGSYAFIWAMAGENNVYTDLSPVALEEL; via the coding sequence GTGATCCAGGTTCGATACTCGACATCTCCGTCCAGCGCGGAGACGGCCACCACAGCGGACCTGCGGGAGAACTTCCTCGTCCCCGACCTCTTCGTGAGCGGCGAGGTCAACGGCACCTACACCCACGACGACCGGCTGCTCATCGGCGGGGCCGTCCCCGGCGCCGGCGAGCTCGGCCTGCCGGCCTGGTCGGACGTGCTGGGCACGCAGTCCCACCTCGAGGGCCGCGAGCTCGGCATCATCAACGTCGGGGCCCCCGGCCACGTCGTCGTCGACGACGAGAAGTTCGAGCTCGAGCACCTCGACGGTCTCTTCGTCGGCCGGGGGAGCGAGGTCACCTTCGGCGGCGCCGACGCCGCCTACTACTTCGTGTCCGCCCCGGCGCACGCGACCTACCCGACCGCGGCGCTGCGCCACAGCGAGGTGGAGCCGGTCGCGCTGGGCTCGGCCGAGGCCGCCAACGAGCGCAACCTCTTCCGCTACGTCTGGGGCCAGGACGTCAAGACCTCGCAGCTCCAGTTCGGCGTCACGGTCATCGCCAGCGGCTCGGTCTGGAACACCTTTCCGCCGCACCTGCACGACCGCCGCACCGAGATCTACTGCTACGTGGACCTCGACGAGCAGGACCGCGTCTTCCACTTCATGGGCGAGCCCGGCGCCACCCGCCACCTCGTGCTCCGCAACCGCGAGGCCGTCATCTCCCCGCCCTGGTCGATCCACTCCGGCGCGGGCACCGGCTCGTACGCCTTCATCTGGGCGATGGCCGGCGAGAACAACGTCTACACCGACCTGAGCCCCGTGGCGCTGGAGGAGCTGTGA
- a CDS encoding IclR family transcriptional regulator — MQLQKEFKRESNGGPDAGPVKSAARALDLLDDIAAHGPGTQLQLSTRLNIPKSSLHALLRTMTDRGWLQTDPTGSVYQLGIHSLVVSSAYLDGDPVLARAASVLDEVAAATEETVHLGRLDGADVIYTAKRESVHPLRMHSAVGRRLPAYATSLGRALLAEMPAESRRDLVPESIAAITAKTTTKKEAVLEIIDRAAYQGYATESEESCMGVRCFGVALPFGHHAVDAMSVAVPISRLGDGREDLIIETLLSVKSRLAAVHDNSMVR, encoded by the coding sequence ATGCAGCTTCAGAAGGAGTTCAAGAGGGAGTCGAACGGCGGCCCCGACGCCGGGCCGGTCAAGTCCGCTGCCCGTGCCCTGGACCTGCTGGACGACATCGCCGCGCACGGCCCCGGAACTCAGCTGCAGCTCTCGACGCGCCTGAACATCCCCAAGAGCAGCCTGCACGCGCTGCTGCGCACCATGACCGACCGCGGCTGGCTGCAGACCGACCCCACGGGGAGCGTCTACCAGCTCGGCATCCACTCGCTCGTGGTCAGCTCGGCCTACCTCGACGGCGACCCGGTGCTGGCCCGCGCGGCGTCCGTGCTCGACGAGGTGGCCGCCGCCACCGAGGAGACGGTGCACCTCGGCCGCCTCGACGGCGCCGACGTCATCTACACCGCCAAGCGGGAGTCGGTGCACCCGCTGCGCATGCACTCCGCCGTCGGGCGCAGGCTTCCGGCGTACGCCACGTCGCTGGGACGCGCCCTGCTCGCCGAGATGCCGGCCGAGTCCCGCCGCGACCTGGTGCCCGAGTCGATCGCCGCGATCACGGCCAAGACGACCACCAAGAAGGAGGCCGTGCTGGAGATCATCGACCGCGCGGCCTACCAGGGCTACGCCACGGAGAGCGAGGAGTCGTGCATGGGCGTGCGCTGCTTCGGCGTCGCGCTCCCCTTCGGCCACCACGCCGTGGACGCGATGAGCGTCGCGGTGCCGATCAGCCGGCTGGGCGACGGGCGCGAGGACCTCATCATCGAGACGCTGCTCAGCGTGAAGTCCCGGCTGGCGGCCGTGCACGACAACAGCATGGTGCGCTGA
- a CDS encoding GtrA family protein — MRSAVPQLIAFGGVGLVAFVVDVGTYNALRAGVMTDQVIWAKVVSVTVATAVAWLGHRYLTFRSTRRPAAATELVLFVLANAGGLLIAAGCLFVSHYVLGFRSTLADNIAGNGVGFALGTAFRYVAYRFLVFSPAKGGTA; from the coding sequence GTGCGCTCGGCCGTCCCGCAGCTCATCGCCTTCGGGGGCGTGGGCCTCGTGGCGTTCGTCGTCGACGTGGGCACCTACAACGCGCTGCGTGCCGGCGTGATGACGGACCAGGTCATCTGGGCCAAGGTCGTCTCGGTCACGGTCGCGACAGCCGTCGCCTGGCTGGGGCACCGGTACCTCACCTTCCGCAGCACCCGCCGCCCCGCGGCGGCCACCGAGCTGGTCCTCTTCGTGCTGGCGAACGCCGGCGGGCTGCTGATCGCCGCGGGCTGCCTCTTCGTCTCGCACTACGTGCTCGGCTTCCGGTCCACCCTGGCCGACAACATCGCGGGCAACGGCGTGGGCTTCGCGCTCGGCACCGCCTTCCGGTACGTGGCCTACCGGTTCCTCGTCTTCTCCCCGGCGAAGGGAGGCACGGCATGA
- a CDS encoding glycosyltransferase yields MRTPLLALAAGAVPGPLLTPEPERAPAPADVPNRGVVDPNLADVARGAGDLDWVALAGYTALVLLALALTAVAVTTLWWMLYAWRSKGTLESTGFSRDPHPPRNTFTLLVPGRHEEEVMGRTLDTLATQTHPHVQIIAIVGHDDPGTEAVCRAAAERHPDRIEVVVDDSVPKNKPKALNRALPYATGDVVGVFDAEDEVHPDLLRHIDSRFTETGALVVQGGVQLMNFHTSWWALRNVLEYYFWFRSRLHFHAGARFIPLGGNTVFIRREALIRNDGWDADCLAEDCELGVRLSSQGAEVAVAYSPQYVTREETPGSLASLYKQRTRWNQGFLQVLRKGEWRALPTRSQRAFARYLLAMPFLQAATGLLIPLSVCLILFAKVPTAVALLTFVPLAPTLVTVAVEVAGLDEFGRLYGAKVRARDYVRLILGTIPFQVFLALAAIRAVVRETRGERGWEKTEHTGAHRTAESAPLPDLAAETAVVRKAAA; encoded by the coding sequence ATGAGGACGCCGCTCCTCGCCCTGGCGGCCGGCGCCGTCCCCGGCCCGCTCCTGACCCCCGAGCCCGAGCGGGCGCCCGCGCCCGCCGACGTGCCCAACCGCGGCGTCGTCGACCCGAACCTGGCCGACGTCGCCCGCGGCGCCGGCGACCTGGACTGGGTCGCCCTGGCCGGGTACACCGCGCTGGTGCTGCTCGCCCTGGCCCTCACCGCGGTGGCGGTCACCACCCTGTGGTGGATGCTCTACGCCTGGCGGTCCAAGGGGACCCTGGAGAGCACCGGGTTCTCGCGGGACCCGCACCCGCCGCGGAACACCTTCACCCTGCTGGTCCCCGGGCGGCACGAGGAGGAGGTGATGGGCCGCACGCTCGACACGCTCGCGACCCAGACGCACCCGCACGTGCAGATCATCGCGATCGTCGGGCACGACGACCCGGGGACCGAGGCCGTGTGCCGCGCGGCCGCCGAGCGGCACCCCGACCGCATCGAGGTCGTCGTCGACGACAGCGTCCCGAAGAACAAGCCCAAGGCACTCAACCGGGCGCTCCCGTACGCGACCGGCGACGTCGTGGGCGTGTTCGACGCCGAGGACGAGGTGCACCCCGACCTGCTGCGGCACATCGACTCCCGGTTCACCGAGACCGGCGCGCTCGTGGTCCAGGGCGGCGTGCAGCTGATGAACTTCCACACGAGCTGGTGGGCGCTGCGCAACGTGCTGGAGTACTACTTCTGGTTCCGCTCGCGGCTGCACTTCCACGCCGGTGCCAGGTTCATCCCGCTGGGCGGCAACACCGTGTTCATCCGTCGCGAGGCCCTGATACGTAACGACGGGTGGGACGCCGACTGCCTCGCGGAGGACTGCGAGCTGGGCGTGCGGCTCTCCAGCCAGGGCGCGGAGGTCGCGGTCGCCTACAGCCCGCAGTACGTGACCCGCGAGGAGACCCCGGGGTCGCTCGCCTCCCTGTACAAGCAGCGCACCCGCTGGAACCAGGGGTTCCTCCAGGTGCTGCGCAAGGGCGAGTGGCGCGCACTGCCCACGCGGTCGCAGCGCGCCTTCGCCCGGTACCTGCTCGCCATGCCGTTCCTGCAGGCCGCCACGGGGCTGCTCATCCCGCTCTCGGTGTGCCTAATCCTGTTCGCGAAGGTGCCCACCGCCGTGGCACTGCTGACCTTCGTGCCGCTCGCGCCCACCCTGGTCACGGTCGCGGTCGAGGTGGCGGGGCTCGACGAGTTCGGCCGCCTGTACGGCGCGAAGGTCCGGGCCCGGGACTACGTCCGGCTGATCCTCGGGACCATCCCCTTCCAGGTGTTCCTCGCGCTCGCCGCCATCCGGGCCGTGGTCCGGGAGACCCGCGGCGAGCGCGGCTGGGAGAAGACCGAGCACACCGGGGCGCACCGCACCGCCGAGTCCGCGCCGCTCCCCGACCTGGCGGCCGAGACCGCCGTGGTCCGGAAGGCGGCGGCATGA